One Ascaphus truei isolate aAscTru1 chromosome 22, aAscTru1.hap1, whole genome shotgun sequence DNA segment encodes these proteins:
- the TEPSIN gene encoding AP-4 complex accessory subunit tepsin: protein MAALTDRLAFLLHKLPLLLKGTSDDDSPCPGYLYEEIAKISHESPGSCQCLLEYLLNRLQSSSCYVKLKVLKILLSLWAHGASQFVQDLRRNASFIQQAAAVSGPPDPFHGNSLYQKVRCAAQELVGSLFSDAYAPPLPVVQPSARTQTGMGSQTSLPQALRGFGYSQERNGLEQASLGQGLTCVPCVCMYVCMMSQYNDTVSPVPLSPHRTESSPRTDCLQEAQLVWAITRGHRVFLTREEVQQFVRGCSLLNCEVVFEMLNRSLEEESGCVRMRSMCAISSLMTSDLLSHDHMMAVVRENLQKLSQETPGPVTDKATKILCQFEAHTRNIPVRRALHHVTGHCRLPPPPRDLLSDVAPQHAGGGLLTPVSLPSSPTTGSDTPNPAGADSAVSGGCEGSWNWNAESAAAEEGSPGQNSGGTETPGRGRGDGHCPVLLFDGMELVQPVRSRDRGDRATARPPAATGNSDAAPEEERPKPGLPSAFSFLNS, encoded by the exons ATGGCagctctgacagacagactggcATTCCTTCTGCACAAG CTCCCCTTGCTGCTAAAAGGAACCTCCGACGATGACTCTCCCTGCCCCGGATACCTCTATGAAGAAATTGCTA AGATCTCCCACGAGTCTCCCGGCAGCTGTCAGTGTCTCCTGGAATATCTGCTGAACCGTCTGCAGAGCAGCTCGTGTTACGTGAAGCTGAAA GTGCTGAAGATCCTCCTGTCTCTGTGGGCTCACGGAGCCTCTCAGTTTGTGCAAGATCTCAGGCGCAATGCCTCATTCATTCAGCAAGCTGCTG CGGTCAGTGGCCCCCCAGACCCTTTTCATGGTAACAGTCTGTACCAGAAGGTGCGATGTGCTGCACAG GAGCTGGTGGGCAGCTTGTTCTCAGACGCCTACGCTCCCCCATTACCTGTGGTGCAACCCAGCGCGAGAACCCAGACAG GTATGGGTTCGCAGACGTCCCTCCCCCAGGCTCTGCGAGGCTTTGGATATTCCCAGGAGAGGAACGGTTTGG AACAGGCTTCCCTGGGACAGGGCCTCACCTG TGTcccctgtgtatgtatgtatgtatgtatgatgtcTCAGTATAATGACACAGtgtcccctgtgcctctctccccgcaCAGGACAGAGTCCTCTCCCCGCACTGACTGCCTGCAGGAGGCCCAGCTGGTCTGGGCTATAACCCGGGGACACCGAGTCTTCCTCACTCGGGAGGAGGTGCAGCAATTTGTcagagg CTGTTCCCTGCTGAACTGTGAAGTGGTGTTTGAGATGCTGAACCGCTCCCTGGAGGAGGAGAGTGGCTGTGTGCGGATG CGCTCCATGTGTGCCATCTCTTCCCTCATGACCTCTGACCTCCTGTCACATGACCACATGATGGCGGTGGTCCGGGAAAACCTGCAGAAGCTGAGCCAGGAGACCCCGGGACCCGTGACCGACAAGGCCACCAAG ATTCTGTGTCAGTTCGAGGCGCACACCCGAAATATACCCGTCCGTCGGGCTCTGCATCATGTGACCGGGCACTGCCGCCTGCCGCCGCCCCCCCGGGACCTGCTGAGTGACGTCGCCCCCCAGCACGCAGGAGGGGGTCTGCTGACACCCGTCAGTCTCCCCTCCTCGCCCACCACCGGCTCCGACACCCCAAACCCTGCAGGGGCCGATTCAGCCGTCAGCGGCGGGTGCGAGGGGAGCTGGAATTGGAACGCAGAGAGCGCGGCCGCAGAGGAAGGCTCGCCGGGTCAGAACTCCGGGGGCACGGAGACCCCCGGGCGGGGGCGCGGAGATGGACACTGCCCCGTGTTACTGTTTGACGGCATGGAGCTGGTCCAACCCGtgagaagcagagacagaggggacAGAGCGACGGCGAGACCCCCTGCAGCTACGGGAAACTCTGACGCGGCGCCCGAAGAGGAGAGACCCAAGCCAGGGCTGCCGTCCGCCTTCTCCTTCCTGAACTCGTGA